A region of Kribbella sp. NBC_01245 DNA encodes the following proteins:
- a CDS encoding DUF881 domain-containing protein, which translates to MSRLRRISLWRAAAPVALLCAGLLFATSASNARGTDLRPSRNTTLAGLVEEQSRRSAELARHAASLRSDIDDLQSQQGTIDPTLQKRLKDLSRQVGTTPLTGRGLTVTLKDAPKEVVQDNPDIDADWLVIHQQDIQAVVNALWAGGADAISIQGHRIISTTGIKCVGNSVVLHGVPYLPPYRISAIGDRARLQKALDTSKYIDNLKDYVVRFQLGYQVKSEVAIAMPAYVGTLDLEFATVPPTPTPSSR; encoded by the coding sequence GTGAGTCGATTGAGGCGGATTTCGTTATGGCGCGCTGCGGCGCCGGTGGCACTTCTGTGCGCCGGTCTGCTGTTCGCGACCAGCGCCTCGAACGCCCGTGGCACCGACCTGCGGCCCAGCCGGAACACCACTTTGGCCGGGCTGGTCGAGGAGCAGAGCCGGCGTAGCGCCGAGCTGGCCCGCCATGCCGCCTCGCTGCGCAGCGACATCGACGACCTGCAGTCGCAGCAGGGCACCATCGACCCGACGCTGCAGAAGCGCCTCAAGGACCTGTCCCGTCAGGTCGGTACGACGCCGCTGACCGGCCGTGGTCTGACCGTCACGCTGAAGGACGCGCCCAAAGAGGTCGTGCAGGACAACCCGGATATCGACGCCGACTGGCTGGTCATCCACCAGCAGGACATCCAGGCCGTGGTGAACGCGCTGTGGGCCGGTGGCGCCGACGCCATCTCGATCCAGGGCCACCGGATCATCTCCACTACCGGGATCAAGTGCGTCGGCAACTCCGTCGTCCTGCACGGCGTGCCGTACCTGCCGCCGTACCGGATCAGCGCGATCGGCGACCGGGCCCGGCTGCAGAAGGCGCTGGACACCTCGAAGTACATCGACAACCTGAAGGACTACGTGGTCCGGTTCCAGCTCGGTTACCAGGTCAAGTCCGAGGTGGCGATCGCGATGCCGGCGTATGTGGGCACGCTCGATCTGGAGTTCGCGACGGTCCCACCCACACCAACTCCCAGTAGCCGCTGA
- a CDS encoding cell division protein CrgA: MPESSSRNKKSSEKKAVEKTPKKVRTTSRAWVAPTMLGAWVLGLAWLVVFYVAGSDVPLMKDLGNWNLLIGMGLIALGFVVSTQWY; encoded by the coding sequence GTGCCCGAATCCAGCAGTCGGAACAAGAAGTCCTCGGAGAAGAAGGCGGTCGAGAAGACGCCCAAGAAGGTCCGCACCACCAGCCGGGCGTGGGTCGCACCGACGATGCTGGGTGCGTGGGTCCTCGGTCTCGCCTGGCTGGTCGTGTTCTACGTGGCCGGCAGCGATGTGCCGCTGATGAAGGACCTCGGCAACTGGAACCTGCTGATCGGCATGGGCCTGATCGCCCTGGGCTTCGTCGTCTCCACCCAGTGGTACTGA
- a CDS encoding ABC transporter substrate-binding protein, with protein sequence MSRSPLSRRSLLRGGLGAGGLLLLAACGDSPDPASPNGAAWEFTDDRGKKVTRPQRPTTIVAQISAAAALWDLGIRPVGTFGESRNADGTPTMAAGSIDLSKVTSISETFGEFNLEKYATLKPELLITQLQVKNELWYVPATSVEPIEAHNPIVAISHLETTVPAVIDRYAALAKALGADLAAEPVTKAKTEFDQASKGLREAKLDALKVLFISATADNAYLGIAPAFADLRMLSDLGVRFVTPKADAADPHWETLSWEQVGKYPADVILYDERTRDIFTKTRIPTYQQMPAVKAGQTIAWNPTLPASWAGFAPALRKLTADLSRMRPLG encoded by the coding sequence ATGAGCCGAAGTCCCCTGTCCCGGCGGTCCTTGCTGCGTGGAGGGCTCGGTGCCGGCGGGTTGTTGCTGCTCGCGGCCTGTGGTGATTCGCCCGATCCGGCGAGCCCGAATGGAGCGGCCTGGGAGTTCACCGACGACCGCGGCAAGAAGGTGACCCGGCCGCAACGCCCGACCACGATCGTCGCGCAGATCTCGGCCGCGGCAGCCCTTTGGGATCTCGGGATCCGCCCGGTCGGCACCTTCGGCGAATCCAGGAACGCCGACGGCACTCCGACCATGGCGGCCGGCTCGATCGACCTGAGCAAGGTCACGTCGATCTCGGAGACCTTCGGCGAGTTCAACCTGGAGAAGTACGCGACCCTCAAGCCCGAGCTGCTGATCACGCAGCTGCAGGTGAAGAACGAGCTCTGGTACGTCCCCGCGACGAGCGTCGAGCCGATCGAGGCGCACAATCCGATCGTCGCGATCAGCCACCTGGAAACGACCGTCCCAGCGGTGATCGACCGGTACGCCGCGCTCGCGAAAGCCCTCGGCGCGGACCTGGCGGCCGAACCGGTCACCAAGGCGAAGACCGAATTCGACCAAGCGTCCAAAGGGCTAAGAGAGGCCAAGCTGGACGCGCTGAAGGTGCTGTTCATCAGCGCGACGGCGGACAACGCCTATCTCGGCATCGCCCCGGCGTTCGCGGATCTGCGCATGCTGTCGGACCTGGGTGTGCGGTTCGTCACGCCGAAGGCCGACGCGGCCGACCCGCACTGGGAGACCTTGTCGTGGGAACAGGTCGGCAAATATCCAGCGGACGTGATCCTCTACGACGAGCGGACCCGGGACATCTTCACCAAGACCCGCATCCCGACGTACCAGCAGATGCCCGCCGTGAAGGCGGGCCAGACGATCGCCTGGAACCCGACCCTGCCGGCCAGCTGGGCCGGTTTCGCCCCGGCCTTACGCAAGCTGACCGCCGACCTAAGCCGGATGCGCCCCCTCGGCTAG
- a CDS encoding serine aminopeptidase domain-containing protein, whose product MTAEQRYDALVDEVFRFYEQGRLTGALDAIRTADADLAPWRAELAHTEACILGADHRPAEALHALQTAFAEGAWWHRKILTEDDDLEGLRDLPGFADLVEQSDQRRAAETDVPGEHLLDRPDGEIGGVLVALHGAGQRAGHARRDWSSALDRGYAVLAVESAQRMSPMYRTWPDQELAAKDIAAAIATLPDDIRSGPLIAAGFSAGARAALLWALTDKPTPATGVVVLAPAIGGVDLPAGKTLNPAIAWYGSEDDLLEHAPAIERLPGFTVKVIQGLGHAFPKGRQLTEVLG is encoded by the coding sequence ATGACGGCAGAACAGCGGTACGACGCGTTGGTGGACGAGGTCTTCAGGTTCTACGAGCAGGGCAGGCTGACCGGCGCACTGGACGCCATCCGAACGGCCGATGCCGATCTCGCACCCTGGCGAGCCGAATTGGCCCACACGGAGGCGTGCATCCTGGGCGCCGACCACAGACCAGCCGAGGCCCTGCACGCTCTCCAGACCGCCTTCGCCGAAGGGGCCTGGTGGCATCGCAAGATCCTGACCGAGGACGACGATCTCGAGGGACTGCGCGATCTGCCCGGTTTCGCGGACCTGGTCGAGCAGTCCGACCAGCGCCGCGCGGCCGAGACCGATGTACCGGGTGAGCATCTGCTCGATCGGCCAGACGGCGAGATTGGCGGCGTCCTGGTCGCGCTGCACGGAGCCGGTCAGCGGGCCGGGCACGCCCGCCGCGATTGGTCCAGTGCACTCGATCGCGGCTATGCCGTACTCGCGGTCGAATCGGCCCAGCGGATGTCGCCGATGTACCGCACCTGGCCGGACCAGGAGCTCGCGGCCAAGGACATCGCCGCCGCGATCGCGACCCTTCCGGACGACATCCGCTCCGGCCCGCTCATCGCCGCGGGCTTCTCGGCCGGCGCCCGCGCGGCCCTGCTGTGGGCCCTCACCGACAAGCCCACCCCGGCCACAGGAGTCGTCGTACTCGCGCCTGCGATCGGTGGCGTCGACCTCCCCGCCGGCAAGACGCTCAACCCAGCCATCGCCTGGTACGGCTCCGAGGACGACCTACTCGAACACGCCCCCGCCATCGAGCGCCTACCCGGCTTCACGGTCAAAGTCATCCAAGGCCTAGGCCACGCCTTCCCGAAAGGCCGGCAGCTCACCGAGGTGCTCGGCTGA
- a CDS encoding methyltransferase family protein, with the protein MAGALLLAFLTAVVGIGFANQVALHAGWWRYEPADGVLLGVPLDLWIGWAVLWGPVPLLLRERVPVPVPVWAIIALFGWGDVLVMPQLGMLVDLGPNWLYGELVALVVAAVPAVLVGRWTVRRERLAGRALIQLYAFTGLVMWLMPSAVMAAGDGSWHALYAGPGWRTAGLAAAMGVVAVPALLAMYEFARRGGGTPYPWDPPVRLVTTGPYAYVANPMQISAITLLGLIAIGTRSWSMALATLGATAFSVALAEPHERAELAERLGPEWQRYDSRVRSWRIGRRPCRVGSLRAGNNWSWSAGERDGVGWRRTPGRS; encoded by the coding sequence ATGGCAGGCGCTCTCCTGTTGGCATTCCTGACAGCTGTTGTCGGGATCGGGTTCGCCAACCAGGTCGCGCTGCACGCCGGGTGGTGGCGGTATGAGCCGGCAGACGGCGTACTCCTCGGCGTACCGCTCGACCTCTGGATTGGCTGGGCCGTGTTGTGGGGGCCGGTCCCGTTGTTGCTACGCGAGCGAGTGCCGGTGCCGGTGCCGGTCTGGGCGATCATCGCACTCTTCGGCTGGGGCGACGTACTAGTGATGCCTCAACTCGGCATGCTCGTCGACCTCGGGCCCAACTGGCTGTACGGCGAATTGGTGGCTCTAGTGGTTGCGGCCGTCCCCGCGGTTCTAGTCGGCCGTTGGACGGTACGGCGGGAGCGGTTGGCCGGGCGGGCGTTAATCCAGCTGTACGCGTTCACTGGGCTCGTCATGTGGCTAATGCCGTCTGCGGTGATGGCTGCGGGCGACGGCAGTTGGCACGCGCTGTACGCCGGACCCGGGTGGCGTACGGCCGGGTTGGCGGCAGCGATGGGCGTGGTCGCCGTACCGGCATTGCTGGCCATGTACGAGTTCGCCCGGCGCGGAGGCGGTACGCCGTACCCCTGGGATCCGCCGGTCCGACTCGTCACCACCGGGCCGTACGCCTATGTCGCGAATCCCATGCAGATCTCGGCCATCACCTTGCTCGGATTGATCGCGATCGGTACACGCAGTTGGTCGATGGCCCTGGCCACGCTCGGCGCGACCGCCTTCTCGGTGGCACTCGCCGAACCGCACGAACGGGCCGAGCTCGCCGAACGCCTCGGCCCGGAGTGGCAGCGGTACGACTCCCGGGTGCGATCGTGGCGGATCGGGCGGCGTCCGTGTCGCGTGGGTAGTCTCCGGGCAGGCAACAACTGGTCTTGGTCAGCAGGCGAGCGAGATGGAGTGGGATGGCGAAGGACACCCGGGCGATCCTGA
- a CDS encoding TetR/AcrR family transcriptional regulator: MAKDTRAILMDAALRTIAERGFAGASARHIATTAGQNQALVFYHFGTVNDLIAAACRESTEARVALYREGFAAATTFAELLALGRRVHDTEHAEGNVAVLAQLLAGARGNEIVAQAVADALGIWIIEVEATLRRVLADSPLLPLVDLGGLARAISAGFIGIELLDGVDPAGATQALTSLEQLAVLTEALLTELDNLGPVTSRLVKHRLKPLLG, translated from the coding sequence ATGGCGAAGGACACCCGGGCGATCCTGATGGACGCCGCGCTACGGACGATCGCCGAGCGCGGATTCGCCGGCGCCTCGGCCCGGCACATCGCCACCACGGCCGGGCAGAACCAGGCGCTGGTCTTCTACCACTTCGGCACCGTGAACGACCTGATCGCCGCCGCCTGCCGCGAGAGTACCGAGGCCCGGGTTGCCCTTTATCGCGAGGGTTTCGCCGCGGCCACGACGTTCGCCGAACTGCTCGCGCTCGGCCGTCGCGTGCACGACACCGAACACGCCGAGGGCAACGTCGCCGTACTCGCGCAACTCCTAGCCGGTGCCCGCGGCAACGAAATCGTCGCGCAAGCGGTCGCGGATGCCCTCGGCATCTGGATCATCGAGGTCGAGGCAACCCTGCGCCGGGTCCTCGCCGACAGCCCGCTGCTGCCGCTGGTCGACCTCGGCGGTCTGGCCCGCGCCATCTCGGCCGGCTTCATCGGCATCGAACTCCTCGACGGCGTCGACCCGGCGGGCGCGACCCAGGCCCTGACCTCGCTGGAACAACTCGCCGTCCTGACCGAGGCGCTACTGACCGAACTCGACAACCTCGGCCCGGTCACCAGCCGCCTCGTCAAACACCGCCTGAAACCCCTACTGGGCTGA
- a CDS encoding nuclear transport factor 2 family protein, whose product MATDRVIENLVYRYAELVDAGDFAGVGTLLSHATFVAGDEQAVGAEAIEALARRTTVVPEDGRPQTKHLMTNVRVEVEEYAGTAEARSYFSVLQALPGFPLQVVASGTYEDKFERGDGSWWFVERKTVLDLVGDTTNLLPRVDTSAQ is encoded by the coding sequence ATGGCTACGGATCGGGTAATTGAGAATCTGGTTTATCGGTATGCCGAGTTGGTCGACGCGGGGGATTTCGCCGGGGTAGGGACGCTGTTGTCGCATGCGACGTTTGTTGCCGGGGACGAGCAGGCGGTCGGGGCCGAGGCGATCGAGGCGCTGGCGCGGCGTACGACCGTGGTGCCCGAGGATGGTCGGCCGCAGACCAAGCACTTGATGACGAATGTGCGCGTCGAGGTTGAGGAGTACGCCGGTACGGCGGAGGCGCGGTCGTACTTCAGCGTGTTGCAGGCGTTGCCGGGATTCCCGCTCCAGGTTGTTGCCTCAGGCACCTATGAGGACAAGTTCGAGCGTGGTGACGGCAGCTGGTGGTTCGTTGAGCGGAAGACGGTGCTCGATCTCGTGGGCGACACCACCAACCTGCTGCCCCGCGTGGACACTTCAGCCCAGTAG
- a CDS encoding M28 family metallopeptidase: MTTASPRPVAAPVHGGASADRMLETVRDLASDRYQGRRVGTPGGRMAAQWLASQLAELGATVQLDSFEVTGVKELTSTPVAIIGQRRLTHRRDFAEQLSSAQVDVPRPAQLVPADADTWRDGWVIVAAADQQALARASAEDVAGLLVPRGVDEAGWMPKMIAGPPTGQVAIVSVRADLHADLAHHLSETLTASVPMRTITTTGTNVYGVFAEPSPGHPSVLLTAHFDGVGDDPNQRFPAAADNASGVAVALEAARLLSATLPNNVGLAVALLDGEEAGARGSAHHAPQLAPGTFVINVDGAARLGDAAAVEAGGPAELLLAALDQAGRHTGVPLRAGAMASDNRRYAAAGLPAIGIGMGMPGYQTPAETPDRVEATTLLAAADLVVATVHALCPRQVQGSD, encoded by the coding sequence ATGACCACCGCGTCGCCCAGGCCGGTGGCGGCTCCGGTTCACGGCGGCGCGTCGGCCGACCGGATGCTCGAGACCGTTCGTGACCTCGCTTCCGACCGGTACCAGGGCCGCCGGGTCGGTACGCCCGGCGGCAGGATGGCCGCGCAGTGGCTGGCCAGCCAACTCGCTGAACTAGGGGCGACGGTGCAGCTCGACAGCTTCGAGGTGACCGGTGTGAAGGAGCTGACGTCCACGCCGGTCGCGATCATCGGGCAGCGCCGGCTGACCCATCGACGGGACTTCGCCGAACAGCTCAGCTCCGCCCAAGTCGACGTACCGCGCCCAGCGCAGCTCGTTCCGGCGGACGCCGACACCTGGCGCGATGGTTGGGTCATCGTCGCCGCAGCCGACCAGCAGGCGCTGGCGCGGGCGAGCGCGGAGGATGTCGCCGGCCTCCTGGTGCCACGGGGCGTCGACGAGGCGGGCTGGATGCCGAAGATGATCGCCGGCCCTCCCACCGGCCAGGTCGCGATCGTGTCGGTGCGCGCCGACCTGCACGCTGACCTGGCGCACCACCTCAGCGAGACGCTGACGGCGTCGGTGCCGATGCGGACGATCACCACGACCGGGACCAATGTGTACGGCGTCTTCGCCGAGCCGTCTCCGGGACACCCGTCCGTACTGCTGACCGCGCATTTCGATGGCGTCGGCGACGACCCGAACCAACGATTCCCCGCAGCGGCGGACAACGCCTCCGGCGTGGCAGTCGCCCTCGAAGCCGCCCGGCTGCTGTCTGCCACGCTGCCCAATAACGTTGGCCTGGCCGTCGCGCTGCTCGATGGTGAGGAAGCCGGTGCTCGCGGCTCGGCCCATCACGCCCCTCAACTCGCACCCGGCACGTTCGTGATCAACGTCGACGGTGCCGCGCGGCTCGGCGACGCGGCCGCGGTCGAGGCCGGTGGACCGGCCGAACTCTTGCTCGCCGCGCTCGACCAGGCCGGACGGCACACCGGCGTGCCGCTGCGGGCCGGCGCGATGGCATCGGACAACCGGCGCTATGCCGCCGCCGGCTTACCTGCGATCGGTATCGGCATGGGCATGCCCGGCTACCAGACGCCCGCCGAAACCCCGGACCGAGTCGAGGCCACCACACTGCTAGCCGCCGCGGACCTCGTCGTCGCGACGGTCCACGCACTCTGCCCACGCCAGGTTCAAGGCAGTGATTGA
- a CDS encoding pyridoxamine 5'-phosphate oxidase family protein produces MTTTVATPLQPTDRTTVRRGKDRAATDREILHEVLRAGMICHLGVLMGDAPMVLPTAYGLDLDRGPDGTIYLHGSVAARSVVAAPDQTICVTVTHLDGLVLARSAFHHSVNYRSAVIYGVPRLVVDADEKLHGLTRIVDHLVPGRSHGTRAPNRKELAATAVLALDLTEASVKLRAEGANDEEVDLDLPHWAGVIPLRLVADTPITNPDCDLLVPAHIRTRSHTLGAPSDD; encoded by the coding sequence ATGACCACCACCGTCGCGACACCTCTGCAGCCGACTGACCGGACCACTGTTCGCCGTGGCAAGGACCGCGCGGCGACCGATCGCGAGATCCTGCATGAGGTGTTGCGCGCAGGCATGATCTGCCATCTCGGCGTGCTGATGGGCGATGCGCCGATGGTGTTGCCGACGGCCTATGGTCTCGACCTCGATCGTGGACCCGACGGCACGATCTACCTGCACGGCTCGGTCGCGGCCCGCAGCGTGGTGGCCGCGCCGGACCAGACGATCTGCGTCACCGTGACTCACCTCGACGGTCTCGTGCTGGCACGTTCGGCGTTCCACCACTCGGTGAACTACCGGTCGGCGGTCATCTACGGCGTACCGCGCCTGGTGGTGGACGCGGACGAGAAGCTGCACGGCCTCACCCGCATCGTCGACCACCTCGTACCCGGCCGCAGCCACGGCACCCGCGCCCCCAACCGCAAGGAACTCGCCGCCACCGCCGTCCTCGCCCTCGACCTCACCGAGGCCTCGGTCAAGCTCCGTGCCGAAGGCGCCAACGACGAGGAAGTCGACCTGGACCTCCCGCACTGGGCCGGCGTCATCCCCCTCCGCCTCGTCGCCGACACCCCCATCACCAACCCCGACTGCGATCTCCTCGTCCCGGCCCACATCCGCACTCGCTCGCACACCCTCGGCGCTCCCTCCGACGACTAG
- the pdxR gene encoding MocR-like pyridoxine biosynthesis transcription factor PdxR, with protein MLARSIQSRLPQATLQLTEIPLTVRRDGSGPLHLQLAEQLREGVRDGRLRGGHRLPSTRDLARQLGVSRSVAQSAYDQLHAEGWIEGKTGSGTYVADVVPLEPAQATPRRPKPAPPRPLLTLRPGIPYVEPTADAGWRRAWREVSAQPPARGYEDAAGLPALRTALAEYVARTRGIACGPDNVLVTNGSAHGLRLLLSATRRPGESIAIEDPGYLSAVRAARNHGLPIIDIPVDSDGLRVDLLGPEPAAVYVTPSHQYPLGGRLPVARRNALVEWARRTGATVIEDDYDSEFRYDVAPLPALAQLDLDRVVHLGTMSKMLSPSLRLGWLVASPDTVDLLAAHREDTGDWPSWPVQAAVLAMLREGYLDQLVRRGRRRYAERCAQVVDQLSPYGEVLGRDAGLHVTLILPAHLNDRTIAAAAEAAGVKVAPLSDYRRSTPGPPGLVIGYATPTTPNLQKALTLLTKVLATS; from the coding sequence ATGCTGGCACGGTCCATTCAGTCCAGACTTCCGCAGGCCACTTTGCAACTCACCGAAATTCCTCTGACCGTACGGCGCGACGGCAGCGGGCCCTTGCACCTCCAACTGGCCGAGCAACTCCGCGAAGGCGTACGAGACGGCCGGCTCCGCGGCGGCCATCGCCTGCCGTCTACGCGGGACCTCGCCCGCCAGCTCGGCGTATCCCGCTCGGTCGCGCAATCGGCGTACGACCAACTCCACGCCGAAGGCTGGATCGAGGGCAAGACCGGCTCCGGGACATACGTAGCGGACGTCGTACCGCTCGAACCGGCTCAAGCCACCCCACGCCGCCCCAAGCCAGCACCACCTCGTCCCTTGCTCACACTTCGACCGGGCATCCCGTACGTCGAACCGACGGCCGACGCCGGGTGGCGACGCGCGTGGCGGGAGGTGTCGGCACAACCACCTGCACGTGGTTACGAAGACGCTGCGGGCCTACCGGCTTTGCGGACAGCTCTAGCCGAGTACGTCGCGCGGACGCGGGGAATCGCGTGTGGGCCGGACAACGTACTCGTAACCAACGGAAGTGCTCACGGCCTGCGGCTCCTGCTCTCGGCGACACGGCGGCCCGGTGAGTCCATTGCGATCGAGGACCCGGGCTACCTCAGCGCCGTACGCGCCGCTCGCAACCACGGTCTGCCGATCATCGACATCCCTGTCGACTCAGACGGACTACGGGTGGACCTGCTCGGACCGGAACCTGCAGCGGTCTACGTCACGCCGTCCCACCAGTACCCGCTCGGAGGCCGTCTGCCGGTCGCAAGGCGCAACGCGCTGGTGGAGTGGGCACGGCGGACTGGGGCGACAGTGATCGAGGACGACTACGACAGCGAGTTCCGGTACGACGTGGCGCCGCTGCCCGCACTGGCCCAACTGGACCTCGACCGCGTCGTACACCTCGGCACGATGTCGAAGATGCTCAGCCCATCCCTCCGCCTCGGCTGGCTCGTCGCATCACCGGACACCGTCGACCTGCTGGCCGCACACCGCGAGGACACCGGCGACTGGCCGTCCTGGCCCGTCCAGGCCGCTGTACTCGCCATGCTCCGCGAGGGCTACCTCGACCAACTGGTACGCCGCGGGCGCCGCCGCTACGCCGAACGTTGCGCCCAAGTGGTCGATCAACTCTCCCCATACGGCGAAGTCCTCGGCCGAGATGCCGGCCTCCACGTCACCCTCATCCTCCCCGCCCACCTCAACGACCGAACCATCGCCGCCGCCGCCGAAGCCGCCGGCGTAAAAGTCGCCCCCCTCTCCGACTACCGCCGCTCCACCCCCGGCCCACCCGGCCTGGTAATCGGCTACGCCACCCCCACCACCCCCAACCTCCAAAAGGCCCTAACCCTCCTAACCAAAGTCCTCGCCACGTCCTAG
- a CDS encoding NUDIX hydrolase, which translates to MTGDESARWAYFAEGNAKQARKRVAAKVLIRDENGAVLLVNPNYKEFWDLPGGMAEANEAPRLAAQREVLEELGIELTIGRLLALDWAGPQGPWDDQLVFTFDGGVLVAEDQRRLQVSDPELSSLEFVAVDDVATRLRADVADRLVRALAAVGMAGASYWELGSVEDFG; encoded by the coding sequence GTGACTGGCGACGAATCGGCTCGGTGGGCGTACTTCGCGGAAGGAAACGCCAAACAGGCGAGGAAGCGGGTGGCCGCGAAAGTGCTGATCCGCGACGAGAACGGCGCAGTACTGCTGGTGAATCCGAACTACAAGGAGTTCTGGGATCTGCCGGGCGGGATGGCGGAGGCGAATGAAGCGCCGCGGTTGGCGGCCCAGCGGGAAGTGCTGGAGGAGCTCGGTATCGAGTTGACCATCGGGCGGCTGCTTGCACTCGATTGGGCTGGTCCACAAGGGCCGTGGGATGACCAATTGGTGTTCACGTTTGACGGTGGTGTCCTCGTGGCGGAAGACCAGCGGCGACTGCAGGTGTCCGATCCGGAGTTGAGCTCGCTCGAGTTCGTGGCAGTCGATGACGTCGCGACGCGTCTTCGGGCCGATGTGGCCGACCGGTTAGTGCGGGCGCTTGCCGCTGTGGGGATGGCGGGCGCGTCGTACTGGGAGTTAGGAAGCGTCGAGGACTTTGGTTAG
- a CDS encoding type IV toxin-antitoxin system AbiEi family antitoxin domain-containing protein, protein MRQAVLLAELASEQWGLLTAAQAVKLGVTHQALAQLLREGAVKRVQHGVYRMTGAPPSMFDDIRAAWLAIDPRRSAAERLRAPDAVVCLRSAAWLHELGDMDADRYQFKVTGRRQSRRSDVIFRRGVLARDEWCRVEGLPVTTIVKTIGDLASAYTDGGHLANVVRDAITMAGVDAEAIIAILNPHARKYGYRDGEAVVSRFLEEAGLPLATLQAVALYPSAQRDNTDDARLDILANHPELEQRLLEISKVAVDELVQSREFQDALTSTKSEASRRLVTGLVLDSMRTKAAGLLSQSLQNKVLFPRQTADDAGR, encoded by the coding sequence ATGCGACAGGCTGTCCTGCTTGCCGAGCTCGCAAGTGAGCAATGGGGTCTGCTGACCGCTGCCCAAGCGGTGAAGCTGGGAGTGACGCATCAGGCGTTGGCGCAACTCCTTCGCGAAGGCGCTGTTAAGCGCGTGCAACACGGCGTCTACCGGATGACCGGGGCCCCGCCCAGCATGTTCGACGACATCCGAGCGGCGTGGCTGGCGATCGACCCACGGAGATCGGCCGCGGAGCGTCTCCGCGCACCGGACGCGGTGGTGTGCCTCCGATCTGCCGCCTGGCTTCACGAGCTTGGCGATATGGACGCCGACCGTTACCAGTTCAAGGTGACCGGTCGACGGCAATCGCGGCGCTCAGACGTCATCTTCCGCCGCGGCGTTCTGGCTAGAGATGAGTGGTGCCGCGTCGAAGGCCTGCCAGTGACGACGATCGTCAAAACGATTGGCGACCTCGCGTCGGCGTACACCGACGGCGGTCACCTTGCCAACGTGGTTCGTGACGCGATAACGATGGCGGGCGTCGACGCCGAGGCGATCATCGCAATCCTCAACCCGCACGCCCGCAAGTACGGCTACCGCGATGGCGAAGCTGTCGTCAGCCGATTCCTCGAGGAAGCCGGACTTCCCTTGGCCACCTTGCAAGCGGTCGCCCTCTACCCATCGGCGCAGCGGGATAACACCGACGACGCACGCCTCGACATCCTCGCTAATCACCCCGAACTCGAGCAGAGGCTGCTGGAAATCAGCAAGGTGGCAGTCGACGAGCTCGTACAGAGCCGTGAGTTCCAAGATGCTCTGACCTCCACCAAGTCAGAGGCCTCCCGCCGGTTGGTCACGGGCCTTGTGCTCGACTCAATGCGCACGAAAGCTGCCGGCCTACTGTCGCAATCCCTTCAGAACAAGGTGCTCTTCCCGCGCCAAACCGCGGATGACGCCGGGCGATGA